One part of the Vicia villosa cultivar HV-30 ecotype Madison, WI linkage group LG6, Vvil1.0, whole genome shotgun sequence genome encodes these proteins:
- the LOC131610630 gene encoding superoxide dismutase [Cu-Zn]-like, translated as MVKAVAVLSNSNEVSGTINFIQEGNGPTTVTGTLAGLKPGLHGFHIHALGDTTNGCISTGPHFNPNGKEHGAPEDETRHAGDLGNIHVGDDGTVSFSITDNQIPLTGTNSIIGRAVVVHADPDDLGKGGHELSKSTGNAGGRVACGIIGLQG; from the exons ATGGTGAAGGCTGTGGCAGTTCTTAGTAACAGTAACGAGGTCTCTGGTACTATTAACTTCATTCAGGAGGGAAATG GTCCAACCACTGTAACTGGAACTCTTGCTGGTCTTAAGCCTGGACTCCACGGCTTCCATATCCATGCCTTGGGAGACACCACAAACGGTTGCATTTCAACTG GACCACATTTCAATCCTAATGGGAAGGAACATGGTGCCCCTGAGGACGAGACTAGACATGCTGGTGATTTAGGAAATATCCATGTTGGTGATGATG GAACTGTTAGCTTCTCCATTACTGACAACCAG ATCCCTCTCACTGGAACAAACTCCATCATAGGAAGGGCTGTTGTCGTCCATGCTGATCCTGATGATCTTGGGAAAG GTGGTCATGAGCTTAGCAAATCTACTGGAAATGCTGGTGGCAGAGTAGCTTGTG GTATTATTGGGTTGCAAGGATAG
- the LOC131612850 gene encoding sodium/hydrogen exchanger 1-like has translation MSSEFLRMLNTSDYASIISMNLFVALLCACIVIGHLLEDHRWANESITALLIGLCTGEVILWISRGKSSHLLVFSEDLFFIYLLPPIIFNAGFQVKKKRFFVNFMTIMMFGAIGTLISCSIISFGVIQIFKRLGFSELDLGDAIAIGAIFAATDSVCTLQVLNQDETPLLYSLVFGEGVVNDATSVVLFNAIKSFDLERLDHGLALKFFGNFLYLFIASTMLGVLGGLLSAYIIKKLYFGRHSTDREVALMMLMAYLTYILAELWYLSGILTVFFCGIVMSHYTWHNVTESSRITTKHSFATLSFVAETFLFLYVGMDALDMEKWRFVSDRPGTSVVVSSVLLALVLIGRAAFVFPLSFLSNLTKNSPNEKISFRQQVIIWWAGLMRGAVSMALAYNQFTMSGHTQLRFNAIMITSTITVVLVSTMVFGMMTKPLIRFLLPLSPVPKRKNSMANLDDTSPKSVTVPFLGDSQGSEADIDVNDFHRPSSLRDLLTTPTHTVHRLWRKFDNAVMRPVFGGRGFVPVCPTLPNQNDGQPQPQPQ, from the exons ATGTCTTCTGAGTTTCTTAGAATGTTGAACACTTCGGATTATGCATCCATTATATCAATGAACCTATTCGTAGCATTGTTATGTGCTTGTATAGTCATTGGTCATCTTCTCGAGGATCATCGCTGGGCTAATGAATCTATCACCGCTCTCCTGATA GGTCTTTGCACTGGTGAGGTTATTTTGTGGATAAGTCGCGGTAAAAGCTCACATCTTCTTGTTTTCAGTGAAGATCTTTTTTTCATATACCTTCTGCCGCCCATCATATTCAATGCCGG GTTTCAGGTGAAAAAGAAACGGTTTTTTGTTAATTTCATGACAATCATGATGTTTGGTGCTATTGGTACATTGATAAGTTGCAGCATCATAAGTTTTG GTGTAATACAAATTTTTAAGAGACTGGGTTTCAGTGAACTCGATCTAGGAGACGCTATAG CAATTGGTGCGATATTTGCCGCGACAGATTCAGTCTGCACATTGCAG GTGTTAAACCAGGATGAGACGCCTTTACTATACAGCCTTGTATTTGGCGAGGGTGTTGTGAACGATGCTACTTCAGTGGTGCTTTTCAACGCAATCAAAAGTTTTGATCTTGAACGACTTGACCATGGACTTGCTTTGAAATTTTTCGGCAACTTCTTGTATCTGTTTATAGCAAGCACCATGCTTGGAGTTTTG GGTGGTCTACTTAGTGCTTACATTATCAAAAAGCTCTATTTTGGAAG GCACTCAACCGATCGCGAAGTTGCTCTCATGATGCTAATGGCATACCTTACCTATATTCTAGCTGAA TTATGGTATCTGAGTGGCATTCTCACTGTATTCTTTTGTGGAATTGTAATGTCTCACTATACATGGCATAATGTGACAGAGAGTTCAAGAATCACTACCAA ACATTCATTTGCAACCTTGTCATTTGTTGCTGAGACATTTCTCTTCCTTTATGTTGGTATGGATGCCTTGGACATGGAAAAATGGAGATTTGTTAGTGATAG ACCTGGGACATCTGTTGTTGTGAGTTCAGTATTATTAGCTCTAGTTCTCATCGGAAGAGCAGCATTTGTTTTTCCCTTATCATTCTTATCCAACTTGACAAAAAACTCACCAAATGAGAAAATAAGCTTTAGGCAACAG GTGATTATTTGGTGGGCTGGTCTTATGAGAGGTGCTGTTTCAATGGCACTTGCCTATAATCAG TTTACTATGTCGGGGCATACTCAACTGCGATTCAACGCTATCATGATCACAAGTACCATCACTGTTGTGCTTGTCAGTACAATG GTGTTTGGTATGATGACTAAGCCACTGATAAGGTTCTTGCTTCCACTCAGTCCCGTTCCAAAACGGAAAAACAGCATGGCGAATCTTGATGATACTTCACCGAAATCAGTCACAGTGCCATTCCTCGGAGATAGTCAAGGTTCTGAAGCTGATATTGATGTCAACGATTTTCACCGTCCAAGCAGCCTTCGTGATTTACTCACCACTCCAACACATACCGTTCATCGGTTATGGCGTAAGTTTGATAATGCAGTAATGCGTCCGGTTTTTGGTGGTAGGGGTTTTGTTCCTGTTTGTCCTACTTTGCCGAATCAAAATGACGGCCAACCGCAACCGCAACCGCAGTGA
- the LOC131610631 gene encoding uncharacterized protein LOC131610631: MAVDFLSRITLRPFKLSDVDGFMLVTGDDRVTNFTRRKSFVSREQALNYIQDVCIPHHWTRSICIDDKTIGFISISPGGSGDHGHDDDRCRAEIGYAVAANYWGQGICTKAVKVAVSQVFKDIPCLVRLQAFVDMENQASQRVLEKGL, from the exons ATGGCAGTGGATTTTTTGTCAAGAATCACTCTGCGGCCATTCAAGTTAAGCGACGTGGACGGTTTCATGTTGGTAACAGGCGATGATAGAGTAACAAACTTCACTAGAAGGAAATCTTTTGTTTCAAGGGAACAAGCTTTAAACTATATCCAAGATGTATGCATTCCTCACCATTGGACACGTTCCATATGCATTGACGATAAAACTATTGGATTCATATCCATTTCTCCAGGTGGATCTGGTGACCATGGTCATGATGATGACAGGTGTAGGGCTGAGATAGGCTATGCTGTAGCTGCAAACTACTGGGGTCAAGGGATTTGCACCAAAGCTGTTAAGGTTGCTGTGTCACAAGTTTTCAAGGATATTCCTTGTTTGGTAAGGTTGCAAGCTTTTGTTGATATGGAGAATCAAGCTTCACAGAGGGTTTTGGAAAAG GGTCTCTGA